The Cupriavidus nantongensis genome has a segment encoding these proteins:
- a CDS encoding GNAT family N-acetyltransferase yields MKEVLAACGLSLPEGSEATPLQHVAGVGDKVVGCACGEQHGQTFVIHAVAVLPKYRGHQLATHIVSALLMRARSHGCSKAIVLTDEHPGFFARYGFTLTPADSIVREMLLSRDFLRRFGAHTHYMCRRL; encoded by the coding sequence GTGAAAGAAGTATTGGCAGCATGCGGCCTGTCACTTCCCGAAGGCAGTGAAGCCACACCGCTTCAGCATGTCGCAGGCGTTGGGGATAAGGTGGTCGGCTGTGCGTGCGGCGAACAGCATGGCCAGACTTTCGTCATTCACGCGGTTGCGGTGCTACCGAAATACCGCGGTCACCAGCTGGCCACACACATCGTCAGCGCGCTGCTGATGCGAGCTCGTTCGCACGGCTGCTCTAAGGCCATCGTCTTGACCGACGAGCATCCTGGCTTCTTTGCTCGCTACGGCTTCACACTAACCCCAGCGGACAGCATCGTTAGAGAGATGCTGTTGTCGCGGGATTTTCTTCGTAGGTTTGGCGCGCACACGCACTATATGTGTCGACGGCTGTGA
- a CDS encoding alpha/beta hydrolase gives MFPSEGCECVAWLYLPEGTRPAPVVVMAHGLGGTREMRLDAFAQRFCEAGYACLVFDYRHFGGSEGEPRQLLDVTKQLQDWKAAIAFARMRADVDGSRLVIWGTSFGGGHVLTTAADNHQVTAVISQCPFTDGMASSFAVPPWTYIKVTARAMRDQLGAWLGAAPVTVALVGKPGATALMAAPDAESGYLQLVPKHSAATFPNFVAARFALQIIRYFPGHKTPRITCPVLFCICDPDTVAPTYTTLRHALRAPKGEIKCYPYGHFDIYVGEAFERVVHDQISFLRRTVPLN, from the coding sequence ATGTTCCCCTCCGAGGGATGCGAATGCGTCGCATGGCTTTACCTGCCTGAGGGCACCCGTCCAGCTCCGGTGGTTGTCATGGCCCATGGCCTGGGGGGGACCCGGGAAATGCGGCTGGACGCCTTTGCCCAGCGCTTCTGCGAGGCTGGATATGCCTGCCTGGTCTTCGACTACCGGCATTTTGGTGGTAGCGAGGGCGAGCCGCGGCAACTGCTGGACGTGACCAAGCAGTTGCAGGACTGGAAAGCGGCGATCGCCTTTGCCCGGATGCGCGCCGACGTGGATGGCAGCCGGCTGGTGATCTGGGGCACGTCATTTGGTGGCGGCCATGTGCTGACCACGGCCGCCGATAACCACCAGGTGACGGCAGTCATTTCGCAGTGCCCATTCACCGATGGCATGGCCTCCAGCTTTGCCGTGCCCCCGTGGACCTACATCAAGGTAACCGCGAGGGCCATGCGTGACCAGTTGGGTGCCTGGCTGGGAGCAGCCCCCGTGACGGTAGCGCTGGTGGGCAAGCCGGGCGCGACGGCGCTCATGGCGGCGCCCGATGCCGAGTCGGGTTACCTGCAACTGGTACCCAAGCACTCGGCCGCGACCTTTCCCAATTTCGTCGCCGCGCGCTTTGCGCTCCAAATCATCCGGTACTTCCCAGGCCATAAGACGCCGCGGATTACCTGTCCGGTGCTCTTTTGCATCTGCGATCCAGATACCGTCGCTCCGACCTACACCACCCTCCGCCACGCCCTGCGGGCGCCGAAGGGCGAAATCAAGTGCTACCCCTACGGCCATTTCGATATCTATGTCGGCGAGGCCTTCGAGCGTGTCGTTCACGACCAGATCAGCTTTCTGCGTCGCACTGTTCCCCTGAACTGA
- a CDS encoding TetR/AcrR family transcriptional regulator: MNTPTLTRTQRRAADMRRNLIDIAEELLIEGGVAAVTAEEVARRADVSLQTVYNRVGRKPALLMAIAERAMEENRAYIDEAYDGAGTPEERAQRIFSAYVRFAFERPEQFRILANPPEEPEAITRIASMTRDQNSKLAAIIRDGIAAGYINPGLNPENTANALWAMMDGVLCLALRKDAMRPESVSPEALIAAAWSLLELGIRMR; the protein is encoded by the coding sequence ATGAATACCCCAACCCTGACACGCACCCAACGGCGGGCGGCCGATATGCGCCGGAACCTGATCGATATCGCTGAGGAACTCCTGATTGAGGGAGGCGTCGCCGCAGTCACGGCCGAAGAGGTTGCCCGACGAGCAGACGTCTCTCTGCAAACGGTCTACAACCGTGTTGGCAGAAAGCCGGCGCTGCTGATGGCCATTGCTGAGCGGGCCATGGAGGAAAACCGGGCATACATAGACGAGGCTTATGACGGTGCCGGCACACCTGAGGAGCGTGCCCAGCGGATATTCAGCGCCTATGTGCGCTTCGCCTTTGAGCGTCCAGAGCAGTTCCGCATCCTGGCTAACCCCCCCGAAGAACCGGAGGCCATTACACGAATCGCATCGATGACCCGAGACCAGAATTCCAAGCTCGCTGCCATCATTCGGGATGGCATAGCGGCCGGCTACATCAATCCAGGCCTCAACCCTGAAAACACCGCCAATGCGCTCTGGGCCATGATGGATGGGGTTCTTTGCCTGGCACTGCGGAAAGATGCGATGCGGCCGGAATCCGTGAGTCCAGAGGCATTGATCGCCGCGGCATGGAGCCTGCTTGAACTCGGCATTAGAATGCGATGA
- a CDS encoding ABC transporter substrate-binding protein: MKLAKLFTALASIGFASLCHAQANNTVSDDVVKIGVLTDLSGVYSAGAGKGSVTAVQMAVQDFGGKVLGKPIEVVSADHLNKADTGAAKAREWFDIGKVDMVIDLANSAVAVAVQKLGAEKKRITISTAGGTVALTQRECSPYGISYAYDTYALATAAANALVKEGGKNWFFLTAAYNFGHTLEKDARAIVEKLGGKVVGSIKHPLNASDFSSFMVTAQAAKPDVLVLANAGGDFSNAVRSAHEFGLVKNGKPTIAGMVVLITEVKALGLDTAQGVNYTDPFYWDYDKETRDWSQRFYKLNNTMPTFAHAADYSATMQYLKAIEATGTDNPDAVMKQLRATKFTDFFLRNAYLREDGRMIRDMYLAEIKKPSESRSEWDLVKIKRVISGEEAFMPLAQSTCPLVKK; the protein is encoded by the coding sequence ATGAAATTGGCCAAACTCTTTACAGCGCTCGCATCCATCGGTTTTGCTTCGCTCTGTCATGCGCAGGCGAACAATACCGTATCAGATGATGTAGTAAAGATCGGAGTCCTCACTGATTTGTCGGGCGTGTACTCTGCAGGGGCGGGAAAAGGGAGCGTTACCGCCGTTCAGATGGCCGTACAGGATTTCGGAGGCAAAGTTCTGGGCAAGCCTATCGAGGTTGTGAGCGCCGATCACCTGAACAAGGCTGATACTGGCGCAGCCAAGGCACGCGAGTGGTTCGACATCGGCAAGGTCGACATGGTCATTGATCTGGCGAATTCGGCCGTAGCCGTTGCGGTTCAGAAGCTAGGCGCGGAGAAAAAGCGGATTACGATCAGCACTGCCGGCGGCACCGTCGCGCTCACTCAGCGAGAATGCTCCCCTTATGGCATAAGCTATGCATACGACACCTACGCGCTTGCCACCGCTGCCGCAAATGCACTCGTCAAGGAAGGTGGCAAAAACTGGTTCTTCCTGACTGCAGCCTACAACTTCGGACACACGCTTGAAAAGGACGCACGCGCGATCGTCGAGAAGCTAGGGGGCAAGGTCGTCGGTTCGATCAAGCATCCATTGAATGCCTCCGACTTTTCCTCCTTCATGGTGACCGCGCAGGCCGCCAAGCCGGACGTACTTGTATTGGCCAACGCCGGCGGCGACTTTAGCAATGCGGTCCGCTCGGCCCACGAATTCGGTCTTGTCAAGAATGGTAAGCCGACTATTGCAGGCATGGTCGTCCTGATCACGGAAGTTAAGGCTTTAGGGCTGGATACTGCTCAAGGCGTGAACTATACCGATCCGTTCTACTGGGATTATGACAAGGAAACACGCGATTGGTCACAGCGTTTCTACAAGCTCAACAACACAATGCCTACCTTCGCCCATGCTGCCGACTATTCGGCCACTATGCAATATCTGAAGGCAATTGAAGCGACGGGAACGGACAATCCGGATGCGGTGATGAAACAGCTGCGCGCGACAAAATTCACGGACTTCTTCCTGCGCAATGCTTACCTACGCGAAGATGGCCGGATGATCCGGGATATGTACTTGGCCGAGATCAAGAAGCCGTCCGAATCGAGATCGGAATGGGACTTGGTTAAGATCAAGCGCGTCATTTCTGGAGAGGAGGCCTTCATGCCGCTGGCACAAAGCACTTGCCCACTCGTGAAAAAGTAA
- a CDS encoding SDR family NAD(P)-dependent oxidoreductase — MARYNFHGRVVAITGSTGGLGAAVASALVAKGANVALFDIDRAALEAQVRALGDGAFAHEVDVRSLDSINRAMSAAAQHFGGLDIIVANAGIDYVEPLISATPGKFERAIDINLTGVWRTFHAGLPHVMQRRGYLMAVSSMAAFVHSPLQAHYTASKAGVWAMCNSIRLEVRHLGVGVGSVHPTFFQTPMMEAIHSDKAGVKLWNGNQGGLWKMISLEDVVAGILRGIERRSDMVVLPKQNTLVAKAPGLFRSFVEALGFKQSDIKEAIALTVRR; from the coding sequence ATGGCTAGATACAACTTTCACGGCCGTGTGGTCGCTATCACAGGCTCTACCGGTGGCTTGGGCGCTGCCGTTGCTAGTGCCTTGGTCGCAAAGGGCGCCAACGTCGCCTTGTTCGACATCGATCGCGCTGCGCTCGAGGCCCAAGTTAGGGCACTGGGTGATGGAGCTTTTGCCCATGAAGTGGATGTGCGCTCGCTGGACAGTATCAACCGGGCGATGAGCGCGGCGGCGCAGCATTTCGGTGGCCTCGACATCATTGTGGCAAACGCTGGCATTGACTATGTAGAGCCGCTGATTTCCGCCACCCCCGGGAAATTCGAGCGTGCAATCGACATCAACCTGACCGGTGTATGGCGCACCTTCCATGCCGGTCTGCCGCATGTAATGCAGCGCAGGGGATACCTGATGGCCGTTTCTTCCATGGCGGCCTTCGTCCACTCGCCCCTGCAAGCTCACTACACGGCGAGCAAGGCGGGGGTCTGGGCGATGTGCAACAGCATCCGACTAGAGGTTCGTCATTTGGGCGTTGGTGTAGGCAGCGTGCATCCTACGTTCTTCCAGACTCCAATGATGGAAGCGATCCACTCTGATAAGGCGGGAGTGAAGCTTTGGAACGGCAATCAGGGAGGTCTCTGGAAAATGATCTCTCTTGAAGACGTTGTCGCCGGGATTCTGCGCGGCATTGAACGTCGTAGCGACATGGTCGTGCTGCCCAAACAGAACACGCTGGTCGCGAAGGCTCCCGGCTTATTCCGGTCATTCGTGGAAGCGCTCGGTTTCAAGCAATCGGACATCAAGGAAGCGATCGCACTGACAGTGCGACGCTGA
- a CDS encoding alpha/beta hydrolase, with amino-acid sequence MLDPSLFGRLSFTPAEAEHPPLPPGRHPITLAEGRHAVLLVPEGIEADAPVPLMVMFHGAGGFPEKVLPHLEAHAQRHRFLVLAPHSLYPTWDIVIGGNGPDLQRLHQALAAVTSRYRIDPRRLAFAGFSDGASYALSLGLTNGDIASHVIAFSGGFMSVFMQTGIPKVFVAHGFADEQLPVASGRAHAARLRAAGYDVEYVEFDGPHVIHAPVVERAIDFFLQ; translated from the coding sequence ATGCTCGATCCATCGCTGTTCGGCCGGCTGTCCTTTACGCCGGCGGAGGCTGAGCATCCGCCGCTGCCGCCGGGACGCCATCCCATCACGTTGGCGGAGGGGCGCCACGCAGTTTTGCTCGTTCCTGAAGGCATCGAAGCCGACGCGCCAGTGCCCCTGATGGTCATGTTCCACGGCGCCGGCGGCTTCCCCGAGAAAGTCCTGCCGCATCTTGAAGCCCATGCGCAGCGGCACCGCTTCCTGGTGCTGGCGCCGCATTCGCTCTATCCCACCTGGGACATCGTCATCGGCGGCAACGGGCCGGACCTGCAGCGGCTGCATCAGGCCCTGGCCGCGGTGACCTCGCGCTACCGGATCGATCCGCGGCGGCTGGCCTTTGCCGGATTCTCGGATGGCGCCAGCTATGCGCTGTCGCTTGGCCTTACCAACGGCGATATCGCCAGCCACGTGATCGCGTTCTCCGGCGGCTTCATGTCGGTGTTCATGCAGACCGGTATTCCGAAGGTATTTGTCGCGCATGGGTTCGCCGATGAGCAATTGCCGGTTGCCAGCGGGCGCGCGCATGCGGCCAGGCTGCGCGCCGCGGGCTATGACGTGGAATACGTCGAGTTCGACGGGCCGCATGTCATCCACGCGCCGGTGGTCGAGCGCGCGATCGATTTCTTCCTGCAGTGA
- a CDS encoding MarR family winged helix-turn-helix transcriptional regulator — protein MEKRVLERAHASGYGFFTPAMNRLFAHLRGRPVGISEIARELGISRQAVHQLAIEAAKRGLVEFVPSEEDGRVKLLRFTQKGWAMSDSAACAFEQIEDELARYIGKKDLQELKRILSKNWSENESSRDEL, from the coding sequence ATGGAAAAGAGGGTGTTGGAGCGTGCGCATGCCAGCGGGTATGGATTTTTCACGCCGGCAATGAATCGCTTATTTGCCCACCTACGGGGCCGCCCCGTTGGCATATCTGAGATCGCGCGCGAACTTGGTATATCACGGCAGGCCGTTCATCAGCTGGCCATTGAGGCTGCCAAGCGCGGGTTGGTCGAATTCGTGCCAAGCGAAGAGGACGGCCGCGTAAAGCTGCTCCGCTTCACTCAAAAGGGATGGGCAATGTCAGATAGCGCCGCCTGCGCCTTCGAGCAGATCGAAGACGAGCTGGCCCGCTATATCGGGAAAAAGGATCTCCAAGAATTGAAAAGGATCCTCAGCAAGAACTGGTCCGAGAATGAGAGCAGCCGGGACGAACTTTAA
- a CDS encoding long-chain fatty acid--CoA ligase, with protein MRSTMMQMPLTVNQILERGNQIFGNREIVSRRPDKSLHRTNYAALYRRSRQLAAALLEAGIKPGDRVATLMWNHAFHLEAYFGIPAAGAVLHTLNLRLAPEDIAYIINDAQDRILIVDDVLIPLMEKVKPKVKLERIIVVPTTGAPVPESYDNYERFIDRDAFNYRYPELDENAACGMCYTSGTTGRPKGVVYSHRSTVLHALGVALPDCLNLSVMDAVLAVTPMFHANSWGVPYAAVMVGAAQVYPGQHMGAIDLLDLMENEGVTLAMGVPTIWLTILQALEAEPTRWKLKKGMRMMVGGSAAPPAMITAFEKYDLSIKHGWGMTELSPVGTLSWLKPEHLGLPLEEQHRIRALQGLPLPLVELRVMGEEKALPWDGKSVGELQARGPWVTGGYYNSPTDPDKFTVDGWLRTGDVASISPGGHMRISDRTKDLIKSGGEWISSVDIENAIMSHPAVAEAAVIAVKHPKWDERPLAAVVVKQGKSVTEEELRRHLEVHFAKWQIPDDWAFIDAVPRTSTGKFLKTKLREDFKSWISRTPG; from the coding sequence ATGCGCAGCACGATGATGCAGATGCCGTTGACGGTCAATCAGATCCTTGAGCGCGGCAACCAGATTTTCGGGAACCGTGAGATAGTATCGCGCCGTCCGGACAAGTCCTTGCATAGAACCAATTACGCGGCGCTGTACCGGCGCAGTCGGCAACTGGCTGCGGCACTATTGGAAGCTGGCATTAAGCCAGGTGACCGCGTGGCAACATTGATGTGGAACCATGCCTTCCATCTCGAAGCGTATTTCGGCATTCCGGCCGCTGGCGCGGTGCTGCATACTCTGAATCTGCGTCTGGCTCCGGAAGACATTGCCTACATCATCAACGATGCGCAGGACCGCATCCTAATCGTCGACGATGTTTTGATTCCACTAATGGAGAAAGTCAAGCCGAAAGTGAAGCTTGAGCGCATCATCGTGGTACCCACCACCGGCGCACCGGTGCCGGAATCCTACGACAATTACGAGCGCTTCATCGATCGCGATGCCTTCAACTACCGCTATCCCGAACTGGACGAGAATGCTGCCTGCGGCATGTGTTACACCTCTGGCACTACCGGCCGCCCCAAGGGCGTGGTGTACTCGCACCGCTCCACGGTACTGCATGCGCTGGGCGTGGCGTTGCCGGACTGCCTGAACTTGTCGGTAATGGATGCTGTGCTAGCGGTCACGCCAATGTTCCACGCCAATTCCTGGGGCGTGCCTTACGCGGCGGTGATGGTGGGCGCCGCCCAGGTTTATCCGGGTCAGCACATGGGCGCGATTGATCTGCTGGACCTGATGGAAAACGAAGGGGTCACGCTGGCCATGGGCGTGCCAACCATCTGGCTCACCATCCTGCAGGCACTTGAAGCGGAGCCCACGCGCTGGAAATTGAAGAAAGGTATGCGCATGATGGTCGGTGGTTCAGCCGCACCGCCGGCGATGATCACTGCCTTCGAGAAATATGACCTGTCGATCAAGCATGGCTGGGGCATGACCGAGCTGTCGCCGGTCGGCACGCTGTCCTGGCTCAAGCCAGAACATTTGGGATTGCCGTTGGAGGAGCAGCATCGGATCAGAGCGCTGCAGGGCCTGCCACTTCCTCTGGTGGAACTGCGTGTCATGGGCGAAGAAAAAGCACTGCCCTGGGACGGCAAGTCAGTAGGCGAATTGCAAGCGCGTGGCCCATGGGTGACCGGCGGGTACTACAACTCGCCGACCGATCCTGACAAATTTACAGTCGATGGCTGGCTACGCACCGGTGATGTCGCTTCGATCAGCCCGGGGGGCCACATGCGCATCTCGGACCGCACTAAGGACCTGATCAAATCCGGGGGCGAGTGGATCAGCTCGGTGGATATCGAAAACGCCATCATGTCGCACCCGGCGGTCGCCGAAGCCGCAGTGATCGCGGTCAAGCATCCCAAGTGGGATGAGCGTCCCCTTGCGGCAGTGGTAGTCAAGCAAGGGAAGAGCGTCACCGAAGAGGAACTGCGCCGGCACCTCGAAGTCCATTTCGCGAAATGGCAGATTCCCGATGACTGGGCGTTCATTGATGCCGTCCCGCGTACTTCGACCGGCAAATTCTTGAAAACCAAGCTTCGGGAAGACTTCAAGAGCTGGATATCAAGAACGCCAGGCTAA
- a CDS encoding amidase family protein: MANSDTNIGLATNCGGSARLPASNCGIWGMRPTHGILEGTAGFPLAPSFDTVGWFARSANVLARTLAVLLPLDHLSRRHPI; the protein is encoded by the coding sequence GTGGCCAATAGCGATACCAATATCGGGCTCGCGACCAACTGCGGTGGCTCAGCCCGATTGCCTGCCAGCAATTGCGGCATCTGGGGCATGCGCCCTACTCACGGCATTCTAGAAGGAACGGCCGGCTTCCCGCTGGCGCCGAGCTTCGACACGGTGGGCTGGTTCGCTCGCTCAGCAAACGTGCTGGCTCGGACTCTCGCAGTGCTCCTGCCTCTTGACCACTTGTCGCGCCGGCATCCTATTTGA
- a CDS encoding glycosyltransferase family 9 protein, producing MSKQWKMRLANFCIRAYRLLGTGTKAARPPVHEQQFSRIVVFSTTALGDFMLNTPAIRALRARYPDAGITLVANPRNRDLVSACRYVNDIVFWDHKAKSLVATIWRLRKRKPQLAVILHSKAPYDLIAAVFAGCSCLFKNIYDGEPPGQERWLDAATWTRDEGHLIQSKLDLVGHLGCDTSDTEMFAPVRPAVAVSPGHRVIGFQLGASQPIRCWPIGHFVKLAKGLLAEADDAVIALIGSDKEKGLADEVMAGLTPQERQRVVSYVGRTSLPTLLSVIQGMKVLVTGDTGPLHLAIALKVRTVSLFATASPTKTGPYQDKALHKVLRAAIDSRALTEVERMHPMALIEVDEVLGCVIGSMSGADPKYPKLAPRVAPRPELALH from the coding sequence ATGTCAAAGCAGTGGAAGATGCGGCTGGCCAATTTTTGCATCAGGGCCTATCGCCTTCTTGGTACCGGCACCAAAGCTGCACGGCCGCCCGTCCACGAGCAGCAATTCAGCCGGATCGTTGTGTTCTCGACTACGGCCCTGGGCGACTTCATGTTGAATACCCCTGCCATCCGGGCGTTACGCGCGAGATATCCGGACGCCGGTATTACGCTGGTGGCCAATCCAAGGAATCGGGACCTGGTCAGCGCATGCCGATACGTCAACGATATCGTGTTCTGGGACCATAAGGCCAAGAGCCTCGTAGCCACCATCTGGCGGCTGCGCAAGCGCAAGCCGCAGCTGGCGGTCATCCTGCACTCCAAGGCGCCTTATGATTTGATCGCGGCGGTTTTCGCCGGTTGTTCCTGCCTGTTCAAGAACATCTACGATGGTGAACCGCCCGGCCAGGAACGGTGGCTCGATGCCGCTACCTGGACGCGTGACGAAGGGCACCTGATTCAAAGCAAGCTCGACCTGGTTGGTCATTTGGGCTGCGACACAAGCGACACTGAAATGTTCGCGCCCGTCCGTCCTGCCGTTGCAGTATCGCCAGGACACCGTGTTATCGGTTTCCAGTTAGGCGCATCACAGCCGATCCGGTGTTGGCCGATCGGACATTTCGTCAAGCTGGCCAAAGGGCTGCTGGCGGAAGCGGACGACGCCGTGATCGCGCTGATCGGATCCGACAAGGAAAAAGGCCTGGCGGACGAGGTCATGGCCGGGCTGACGCCGCAGGAAAGGCAACGTGTGGTCAGCTACGTCGGTCGAACCTCGCTGCCCACGCTGCTTTCCGTGATTCAGGGGATGAAGGTGCTTGTCACCGGCGATACAGGCCCGCTCCATTTGGCTATTGCGCTCAAGGTAAGGACCGTCAGCCTCTTCGCCACCGCGAGTCCAACAAAAACCGGGCCCTATCAGGACAAGGCCTTGCACAAGGTATTGCGCGCGGCGATCGACTCCCGGGCGCTTACCGAGGTGGAACGCATGCATCCGATGGCGCTTATTGAGGTCGACGAGGTACTAGGCTGCGTCATCGGCTCGATGAGCGGTGCCGATCCAAAATATCCGAAGCTGGCCCCTCGGGTGGCGCCAAGACCAGAACTGGCGCTCCATTAA